In Sphaeramia orbicularis chromosome 1, fSphaOr1.1, whole genome shotgun sequence, a genomic segment contains:
- the map1lc3c gene encoding microtubule-associated protein 1 light chain 3 gamma has protein sequence MPPFDKTPVQNKPFKQRKSFATRKQEVAGIRIKFPNKIPVIIERYEREKFLPPLDKTKFLVPHELTMTQFVTIIRNRMALLPTQAFYLLINNSGLASMSLTMNQVYRDHQDEDGFLYMTYASQEMFGH, from the exons ATGCCTCCGTTCGACAAAACACCGGTCCAGAACAAACCCTTCAAACAGAGGAAAAGCTTCG CGACCAGGAAACAAGAGGTGGCGGGGATCCGGATCAAGTTCCCTAACAAGATCCCG GTCATCATCGAAAGGTACGAGAGAGAGAAGTTCCTGCCTCCTCTGGACAAAACCAAGTTCCTGGTTCCGCATGAACTCACCATGACCCAGTTCGTGACCATCATCAG GAACCGGATGGCGTTACTGCCGACCCAGGCCTTCTACCTGCTCATCAACAACAGCGGCCTGGCCAGCATGTCCCTGACCATGAACCAGGTCTACAGAGACCACCAGGACGAGGACGGCTTCCTCTACATGACCTACGCCTCACAGGAGATGTTCGGACACTGA